From a region of the Arvicanthis niloticus isolate mArvNil1 chromosome 6, mArvNil1.pat.X, whole genome shotgun sequence genome:
- the Fn3k gene encoding fructosamine-3-kinase has protein sequence MEQLLRTELHTRTLRAFGGSRGGCISEGYAYYTDSGPVFVKVNRRTQARQMFEGEMASLQTLRNTGLVRVPKPMKVIDLPGGGAVFVMEHLKMKSLSSQASKLGEQMADLHLYNQKLREKSKARQNTVGCGAEDAEPQGVTKFGFHTVTCCGFIPQVNEWQDDWPTFFTRHRLQAQLDLIEKDYSDRETQELWSRLQVKIPELFSGIEIVPALLHGDLWSGNVAEDDQGPIIYDPASFYGHSEFELAIASMFGGFPRSFFTAYHQKIPKAPGFDKRLLLYQLFNYLNHWNHFGREYRSPSLGMMRRLLR, from the exons ATGGAGCAGCTGCTGCGCACCGAGCTTCACACCAGAACACTGCGGGCCTTTGGGGGTTCCAGAGGGGGCTGCATCAGCGAGGGCTATGCCTACTACACTGACAGTGGCCCCGTGTTTGTGAAAGTCAACCGCAGGACGCAG GCCCGGCAGATGTTTGAGGGAGAGATGGCGAGCCTGCAGACCCTCCGCAACACTGGCTTGGTGCGGGTACCTAAGCCCATGAAGGTGATTGACCTGCCAGGAGGTGGGGCTGTCTTTGTGATGGAGCACTTGAAGATGAAGAGCCTTAGCAG TCAGGCGTCAAAGCTGGGGGAACAGATGGCAGATTTGCACCTTTATAACCAGAAGCTCAGGGAGAAGTCCAAGGCTCGGCAGAACACAGTGG GCTGTGGGGCTGAGGATGCTGAGCCCCAGGGTGTGACCAAGTTCGGCTTTCACACAGTGACATGCTGTGGCTTCATCCCACAG GTGAATGAATGGCAGGATGACTGGCCAACCTTTTTTACTCGACATCGGCTCCAAGCTCAATTGGATCTCATTGAAAAGGACTATTCTGACCGAGAGACACAAGAACTGTGGTCAAGGCTACAG GTGAAGATACCGGAACTGTTTTCTGGTATAGAGATTGTCCCTGCCTTGCTCCACGGAGACCTCTGGTCTGGAaatgtggctgaggatgaccaGGGTCCCATCATTTATGATCCAGCCTCCTTCTATGGCCATTCTGAGTTTGAGCTGGCAATTGCATCGATGTTTGGAGGGTTCCCCAGATCCTTCTTCACTGCCTACCATCAGAAGATCCCAAAGGCTCCAGGGTTCGACAAGCGCCTGCTGCTGTACCAGCTCTTTAACTATCTAAACCACTGGAACCACTTTGGGCGGGAGTATAGAAGCCCATCCCTGGGGATGATGAGGAGGCTGCTCAGGTAG